The proteins below come from a single Zea mays cultivar B73 chromosome 8, Zm-B73-REFERENCE-NAM-5.0, whole genome shotgun sequence genomic window:
- the LOC103635773 gene encoding protein NETWORKED 2A: MLQRAASNAYSWWWASHIRTTQSKWLEITVVEMEDRVKAMLNLIGADGDSFSKKAELYFKSRPELINHVEEMFRSYQALADRYDRISSELHKANHTIATVFPDQVQFSMEEGDSEGFSKAIGGIDLSNFKFPALEGLSVGSGSQSANRGTSPVPKRGAQAHRKVTPNMTKEKAQEEIDKLQKQILALQTEKEFLKTSYDSALGKYLDIEKQVAQLQDEVCNLQDAFSTGVAIEDNEARALMAAQAIMSCEDTLVNLQDQKNKLTEEAEVELRRANEAIEKLKTFKNECGLPHVQMDGHDHHEIELVHALPFEDSDDSALNGSRLDLQEICQRVKEIIESYPELSVAELADKVDRLVEKVISLELATTSQNAQIDRMKTEIDGLHERLHALEQDKVALVVDSSNLADGLRKVEEMLQEVQQIWKSVQNGFENICKQMTEAAHELTEFVETLHAPEQESSDFVDSSRDSKHDTSLEDYSGLTSLSVQNEPSKSLHDTTNETDKHEETLEDQAQKELVPKESEVEGKILLEDYASVLQSYKDTEQKLSEIEKINKDYHLEAMSELKELKSANATKDEEIHSLRRMLRSLRKKMSASIIESIEKAEETSKISSSPTTEDIEIAKSEETSKISATPSTEDKEIAEIEEYIKQWQINDSLASSVAEEKFRAEIDRVLGENLDFWLRFSTSYHQIRNFQICFDMLKTEMYRLTDEQEDGGNYGFAGSYQVAKLESAVLEKKFRDLNTDLQVWIEKNVLLKGEVENRFSSLCCIQEDISKITTLDKCDEIHFNPFQAAKFQGEVLNMKQENNKVAKELEAGLDHVRGLQVEVGRVLLKLRENLEVSLERSHRAQQNFRNLSTKAGIPLRTFLFGSKTRKSSFFSCMSPGVHK; encoded by the exons ATGCTGCAGCGTGCGGCTAGCAACGCCTACTCCTGGTGGTGGGCATCACACATCCGCACCACCCAGTCCAAGTGGCTTGAAATAACTGTCGTTG AGATGGAGGACAGAGTAAAGGCCATGCTCAACCTCATTGGGGCCGATGGCGATTCGTTCAGCAAGAAGGCAGAGCTCTATTTCAAAAGCCGGCCAGAGCTCATCAATCACGTGGAGGAGATGTTCAGATCCTATCAGGCCCTTGCCGACAGATATGACCGGATATCCAGTGAGCTGCACAAGGCCAACCACACCATTGCCACCGTGTTTCCGGATCAGGTGCAGTTCTCAATGGAAGAGGGGGATAGTGAGGGGTTTTCTAAGGCAATAGGTGGGATTGATCTCAGCAACTTCAAGTTCCCTGCACTGGAAGGCTTGTCCGTGGGCTCAGGCTCACAGAGCGCAAACAGGGGCACCAGTCCGGTCCCCAAGAGGGGGGCCCAGGCACACCGGAAGGTCACCCCCAACATGACCAAGGAGAAGGCACAGGAGGAGATAGACAAGCTGCAGAAACAGATCCTGGCATTACAGACTGAGAAAGAGTTCTTGAAGACCTCTTACGACAGCGCACTAGGAAAGTATCTAGACATTGAGAAACAGGTGGCCCAATTGCAGGATGAGGTCTGCAATTTGCAGGATGCTTTCAGCACCGGTGTAGCCATTGAAGACAATGAAGCTCGGGCATTGATGGCTGCACAAGCCATTATGTCATGTGAGGATACGTTGGTGAATTTACAGGACCAGAAAAACAAATTGACTGAAGAGGCGGAGGTGGAGCTCCGACGAGCCAATGAGGCAATTGAAAAGCTGAAAACCTTCAAGAACGAATGTGGACTGCCTCATGTGCAAATGGATGGGCATGATCACCATGAAATAGAACTGGTCCATGCACTGCCCTTCGAGGATTCTGATGATTCTGCGCTGAATGGAAGCAGGCTTGACCTCCAGGAAATATGTCAAAGAGTCAAAGAAATAATTGAATCTTACCCTGAGCTATCAGTTGCGGAATTAGCAGATAAAGTTGACCGACTTGTGGAAAAGGTGATCAGCCTTGAACTTGCCACTACTTCACAGAATGCTCAGATCGATAGAATGAAGACTGAGATAGATGGCCTTCACGAGCGCCTGCATGCTTTGGAGCAAGACAAGGTGGCTTTGGTTGTTGATTCTAGTAACTTGGCTGACGGGTTGAGGAAAGTTGAAGaaatgctgcaagaagtacaacaAATTTGGAAGTCCGTACAAAATGGTTTCgagaacatttgtaaacaaatgaCTGAAGCCGCCCATGAACTAACTGAATTCGTCGAAACATTACATGCTCCTGAGCAAGAAAGCAGTGACTTCGTGGATTCATCGCGAGACTCCAAACACGATACTTCTCTGGAAGATTACTCGGGACTAACAAGTCTGTCTGTGCAAAACGAGCCATCCAAATCTTTACATGACACTACAAATGAAACTGATAAACATGAAGAAACCTTAGAAGATCAAGCCCAAAAAGAGCTAGTTCCAAAAGAATCTGAAGTTGAGGGTAAGATTCTATTAGAAGACTATGCATCTGTACTTCAGAGCTACAAAGATACAGAGCAGAAGCTTTCAGAAATTGAGAAGATAAATAAAGATTACCATCTTGAGGCAATGTCAGAACTGAAGGAACTTAAGAGTGCCAATGCAACAAAAGATGAGGAGATCCACTCGCTTAGGCGCATGCTACGTTCTTTGCGGAAAAAGATGAGTGCTTCTATTATTGAGAGTATAGAGAAGGCAGAAGAAACATCCAAGATAAGCAGCAGTCCTACTACAGAAGACATAGAGATTGCCAAGTCAGAAGAAACATCCAAGATAAGCGCCACTCCAAGTACAGAAGACAAAGAGATTGCTGAGATAGAGGAATACATTAAGCAATGGCAAATTAATGACTCACTGGCTTCTTCGGTTGCAGAGGAGAAATTTAGAGCAGAAATTGATAGGGTATTAGGGGAGAACTTGGACTTCTGGTTGAGATTTAGCACATCATATCATCAAATACGGAATTTCCAAATATGCTTTGACATGTTGAAAACTGAGATGTACAGATTGACTGATGAACAGGAAGACGGGGGAAATTACGGCTTTGCTGGTAGTTATCAGGTAGCAAAGCTGGAATCAGCAGTACTAGAAAAGAAATTCAGGGATCTAAATACAGATCTTCAAGTTTGGATTGAAAAGAACGTGCTATTGAAAGGAGAGGTAGAAAACAGATTTTCGTCACTATGCTGCATACAAGAAGATATATCAAAGATCACAACTCTGGATAAATGTGATGAAATTCACTTCAACCCTTTTCAAGCTGCAAAattccaaggagaggtgcttaataTGAAACAAGAGAACAACAAAGTTGCTAAGGAGCTAGAAGCTGGGCTGGATCATGTAAGAGGTCTCCAAGTGGAGGTTGGAAGGGTGCTCTTGAAGCTCAGAGAGAATCTCGAGGTATCTCTAGAAAGAAGCCATCGAGCCCAACAAAACTTCCGGAACCTGTCAACAAAAGCTGGAATTCCCCTTAGAACTTTTCTGTTTGGCTCAAAGACAAGGAAATCATCATTCTTTTCGTGCATGAGTCCTGGGGTGCATAAGTAA